A section of the Saccopteryx leptura isolate mSacLep1 chromosome 6, mSacLep1_pri_phased_curated, whole genome shotgun sequence genome encodes:
- the MGAT1 gene encoding alpha-1,3-mannosyl-glycoprotein 2-beta-N-acetylglucosaminyltransferase, with protein MLKKQSAGLVLWGAILFVAWNALLLLFFWTRPAPSRLSSDTALDDDPAGLTREVIRLAQDTEVELERQRGLLQQIWEYHVQRSQRWRAPSAVPPALPHRPATSPPAVIPILVIACDRSTVRRCLDKLLHYRPSAERFPIIVSQDCGHEETAQVIASYGSAITHIRQPDLSTIAVPPDHRKFQGYYKIARHYRWALGQVFHKFKFPAAVVVEDDLEVAPDFFEYFQATYPLLRADPSLWCVSAWNDNGKEQMVDSSKPELLYRTDFFPGLGWLLLAELWAELEPKWPKAFWDDWMRRPEQRQGRACLRPEISRTMTFGRKGVSHGQFFDQHLKFIKLNQHFVPFSQLDLSYLRQEVYDRGFLARVYRAPLLQVEKVRTSELNELGEVRVQYTSRDSFKAFAKALGVMDDLKSGVPRAGYRGIVSFLFRGRRVHLAPPQTWDGYDPSWN; from the coding sequence ATGCTGAAGAAGCAGTCTGCAGGGCTTGTGCTGTGGGGCGCTATCCTCTTTGTAGCCTGGAACGCCCTGCTGCTGCTCTTCTTCTGGACACGCCCTGCGCCCAGTAGGCTGTCTTCTGATACTGCTCTGGATGACGACCCTGCTGGGCTCACCCGGGAGGTGATCCGCctggcccaggacactgaggtaGAACTGGAGCGTCAGCGGGGGCTGTTGCAGCAAATCTGGGAGTATCATGTACAACGGAGCCAGCGGTGGAGGGCGCCCTCTGCTGTCCCGCCTGCGCTGCCACACAGACCTGCGACCTCGCCACCAGCTGTGATCCCCATTCTGGTCATCGCCTGTGACCGCAGCACTGTCCGGCGCTGCCTGGACAAGCTGCTGCACTACCGGCCCTCAGCTGAGCGCTTCCCCATCATCGTCAGCCAGGACTGTGGGCATGAAGAGACAGCTCAGGTTATCGCCTCCTATGGCAGCGCCATTACGCACATCCGACAGCCCGACCTGAGCACCATCGCGGTGCCTCCCGACCACCGCAAGTTCCAGGGTTACTACAAGATCGCACGCCACTACCGCTGGGCACTGGGCCAGGTCTTCCACAAGTTCAAGTTTCCCGCGGCGGTGGTGGTGGAGGATGACCTGGAGGTGGCCCCTGACTTCTTCGAGTACTTCCAGGCCACATATCCGCTGCTGAGGGCTGACCCCTCCCTCTGGTGTGTGTCTGCCTGGAATGACAACGGCAAGGAGCAGATGGTGGACTCGAGCAAGCCTGAGCTGCTCTACCGCACCGACTTTTTCCCCGGCTTGGGCTGGCTGCTGTTGGCCGAGCTGTGGGCTGAGCTGGAGCCCAAGTGGCCCAAGGCTTTCTGGGATGACTGGATGCGGAGACCTGAGCAGCGGCAGGGCCGGGCCTGCCTGCGGCCAGAGATCTCCAGAACTATGACCTTTGGCCGCAAAGGTGTGAGCCACGGGCAGTTTTTTGACCAGCATCTCAAGTTTATCAAGTTGAACCAGCACTTCGTGCCCTTCAGCCAGCTGGACCTGTCTTACCTGCGGCAGGAGGTCTACGACAGGGGCTTCCTTGCCCGTGTCTACCGCGCCCCTCTGCTGCAGGTGGAGAAAGTGAGGACCAGTGAGCTGAATGAGCTGGGGGAGGTTCGGGTGCAGTACACCAGCAGGGACAGCTTCAAAGCCTTCGCTAAGGCCCTGGGAGTCATGGACGACCTCAAGTCGGGGGTTCCAAGGGCCGGCTACAGGGGTATCGTCAGCTTTCTGTTCCGGGGCCGCCGTGTCCACCTGGCGCCCCCGCAGACCTGGGACGGCTATGATCCGAGCTGGAATTAG